In Mustela lutreola isolate mMusLut2 chromosome 1, mMusLut2.pri, whole genome shotgun sequence, one genomic interval encodes:
- the R3HCC1 gene encoding R3H and coiled-coil domain-containing protein 1 isoform X1 — MGEKKKIPNTPLCHFCDASPGPRGGAVVPQRPGDAGRAGARGLPGTLRAAAATRGAAAALPPVTLALLCLDGVFLSSAENDFVHRIQEELDRFLLQKQLSKVLLFPPLSSRLRYLIHRTAENFDLLSSFSVGEGWRRRTVICHLDIRLPSSDGLSGPGHPPASQLSKFQGARPTSNQGAPVGLQGARAGRWHRGRKPDQALYVPRVLRRQGKGVPPSTLGLKGDPPAGGLPEEPGNVGAGDLSSEQDLPVLMTQAPEDPEGPDQHCDNEQLPDPLGVESPMPESHSGMGDGLEMATRLGSSLRLDLEEGNGNEVEKSLAAEEEEEEAEEEGSGSCSWDDYSELLQEITDNLTEKDIQVEKIHVDTSSFVEELPGEKDFAHVVEIYDFEPTLKTEDLLAAFSEFQEKGLKIQWVDDTHALGVFPCLASAAEALTKDFSVLKIRPLTQGTKQSKLKALQRPKLLRLAKARPQTNTTVARRLVARALGLQHRKKERPAVESPTSLRP, encoded by the exons atgggggaaaaaaaaaaaatcccgaacACGCCCCTCTGCCATTTCTGCGATGCCTCCCCCGGGCCGCGCGGTGGCGCTGTGGTTCCGCAGAGGCCGGGTGATGCGGGGCGCGCCGGGGCGCGCGGGCTTCCGGGGACCCTCAGAGCGGCGGCGGCGACGCGCGGGGCAGCGGCG GCTCTCCCACCTGTCACCCTGGCCCTTCTCTGCTTGGACGGCGTCTTCCTCTCCTCCGCCGAAAATGACTTTGTGCACCGCATCCAGGAGGAGCTGGACCGCTTTCTGCTGCAGAAGCAACTGTCAAA GGTGCTTCTTTTCCCCCCACTCTCCAGTCGCCTACGGTACCTGATCCACAGGACAGCAGAGAATTTTGATCTTCTGAGCAGCTTCTCTGTTggggagggctggaggaggaggacagtCATCTGTCACTTGGATATCAG GTTACCCAGTTCAGATGGACTCTCTGGCCCCGGccaccctcctgcctcccagcttAGCAAGTTCCAAGGTGCCCGGCCCACCTCAAACCAAGGAGCACCTGTGGGTCTTCAGGGGGCACGGGCTGGCCGGTGGCATCGTGGACGCAAACCAGACCAGGCTTTGTATGTGCCCCGAGTGCTGCGCAGGCAAGGAAAAGGGGTACCACCCTCTACCCTAGGGCTCAAGGGAGACCCTCCAGCTGGCGGGCTCCCAGAAGAACCTGGAAATGTTGGTGCTGGGGACCTCAGCTCTGAACAGGACCTCCCTGTGTTGATGACTCAGGCACCTGAGGACCCAGAGGGCCCAGACCAACACTGTGACAATGAGCAGCTACCGGACCCACTTGGCGTTGAGTCCCCAATGCCCGAGAGCCACTCAGGGATGGGAGATGGGTTGGAGATGGCCACACGGCTGGGGTCCAGTCTGCGGCTGGACTTGGAAGAGGGGAACGGGAATGAGGTGGAGAAGAGCCTGgcggcagaggaggaagaggaagaagcagaagaggagGGGTCTGGCAGCTGCTCCTGGGACGATTACAGTGAGCTGCTACAGGAG ATAACAGACAACCTGACGGAGAAGGACATTCAGGTAGAGAAGATCCATGTGGACACGTCCTCCTTCGTGGAGGAACTGCCTGGAGAGAAGGATTTTGCCCATGTGGTGGAGATCTACGACTTTGAGCCAACACTCAAGACTGAGGACCTGCTGGCCGCCTTTTCTGAGTTCCA AGAGAAGGGGCTCAAGATTCAGTGGGTAGATGACACGCACGCGCTCGGTGTCTTTCCCTGCCTGGCCTCAG CCGCTGAAGCCCTGACCAAGGATTTTTCTGTGCTCAAGATCCGGCCCCTCACTCAGGGAACCAAGCAGTCAAAGCTGAAAGCCTTGCAGAGGCCAA AGCTCCTACGTCTGGCAAAGGCGAGACCACAGACAAATACAACGGTGGCCAGGAGGCTGGTGGCCCGGGCACTGGGGCTCCAACACAGGAAGAAAGAGCGGCCTGCCGTTGAGTCTCCTACCTCCCTGAGGCCCTGA
- the R3HCC1 gene encoding R3H and coiled-coil domain-containing protein 1 isoform X3 has translation MGEKKKIPNTPLCHFCDASPGPRGGAVVPQRPGDAGRAGARGLPGTLRAAAATRGAAAALPPVTLALLCLDGVFLSSAENDFVHRIQEELDRFLLQKQLSKVLLFPPLSSRLRYLIHRTAENFDLLSSFSVGEGWRRRTVICHLDIRLPSSDGLSGPGHPPASQLSKFQGARPTSNQGAPVGLQGARAGRWHRGRKPDQALYVPRVLRRQGKGVPPSTLGLKGDPPAGGLPEEPGNVGAGDLSSEQDLPVLMTQAPEDPEGPDQHCDNEQLPDPLGVESPMPESHSGMGDGLEMATRLGSSLRLDLEEGNGNEVEKSLAAEEEEEEAEEEGSGSCSWDDYSELLQEITDNLTEKDIQVEKIHVDTSSFVEELPGEKDFAHVVEIYDFEPTLKTEDLLAAFSEFQAPTSGKGETTDKYNGGQEAGGPGTGAPTQEERAACR, from the exons atgggggaaaaaaaaaaaatcccgaacACGCCCCTCTGCCATTTCTGCGATGCCTCCCCCGGGCCGCGCGGTGGCGCTGTGGTTCCGCAGAGGCCGGGTGATGCGGGGCGCGCCGGGGCGCGCGGGCTTCCGGGGACCCTCAGAGCGGCGGCGGCGACGCGCGGGGCAGCGGCG GCTCTCCCACCTGTCACCCTGGCCCTTCTCTGCTTGGACGGCGTCTTCCTCTCCTCCGCCGAAAATGACTTTGTGCACCGCATCCAGGAGGAGCTGGACCGCTTTCTGCTGCAGAAGCAACTGTCAAA GGTGCTTCTTTTCCCCCCACTCTCCAGTCGCCTACGGTACCTGATCCACAGGACAGCAGAGAATTTTGATCTTCTGAGCAGCTTCTCTGTTggggagggctggaggaggaggacagtCATCTGTCACTTGGATATCAG GTTACCCAGTTCAGATGGACTCTCTGGCCCCGGccaccctcctgcctcccagcttAGCAAGTTCCAAGGTGCCCGGCCCACCTCAAACCAAGGAGCACCTGTGGGTCTTCAGGGGGCACGGGCTGGCCGGTGGCATCGTGGACGCAAACCAGACCAGGCTTTGTATGTGCCCCGAGTGCTGCGCAGGCAAGGAAAAGGGGTACCACCCTCTACCCTAGGGCTCAAGGGAGACCCTCCAGCTGGCGGGCTCCCAGAAGAACCTGGAAATGTTGGTGCTGGGGACCTCAGCTCTGAACAGGACCTCCCTGTGTTGATGACTCAGGCACCTGAGGACCCAGAGGGCCCAGACCAACACTGTGACAATGAGCAGCTACCGGACCCACTTGGCGTTGAGTCCCCAATGCCCGAGAGCCACTCAGGGATGGGAGATGGGTTGGAGATGGCCACACGGCTGGGGTCCAGTCTGCGGCTGGACTTGGAAGAGGGGAACGGGAATGAGGTGGAGAAGAGCCTGgcggcagaggaggaagaggaagaagcagaagaggagGGGTCTGGCAGCTGCTCCTGGGACGATTACAGTGAGCTGCTACAGGAG ATAACAGACAACCTGACGGAGAAGGACATTCAGGTAGAGAAGATCCATGTGGACACGTCCTCCTTCGTGGAGGAACTGCCTGGAGAGAAGGATTTTGCCCATGTGGTGGAGATCTACGACTTTGAGCCAACACTCAAGACTGAGGACCTGCTGGCCGCCTTTTCTGAGTTCCA AGCTCCTACGTCTGGCAAAGGCGAGACCACAGACAAATACAACGGTGGCCAGGAGGCTGGTGGCCCGGGCACTGGGGCTCCAACACAGGAAGAAAGAGCGGCCTGCCGTTGA
- the R3HCC1 gene encoding R3H and coiled-coil domain-containing protein 1 isoform X2, which translates to MGEKKKIPNTPLCHFCDASPGPRGGAVVPQRPGDAGRAGARGLPGTLRAAAATRGAAAALPPVTLALLCLDGVFLSSAENDFVHRIQEELDRFLLQKQLSKVLLFPPLSSRLRYLIHRTAENFDLLSSFSVGEGWRRRTVICHLDIRLPSSDGLSGPGHPPASQLSKFQGARPTSNQGAPVGLQGARAGRWHRGRKPDQALYVPRVLRRQGKGVPPSTLGLKGDPPAGGLPEEPGNVGAGDLSSEQDLPVLMTQAPEDPEGPDQHCDNEQLPDPLGVESPMPESHSGMGDGLEMATRLGSSLRLDLEEGNGNEVEKSLAAEEEEEEAEEEGSGSCSWDDYSELLQEITDNLTEKDIQVEKIHVDTSSFVEELPGEKDFAHVVEIYDFEPTLKTEDLLAAFSEFQEKGLKIQWVDDTHALGVFPCLASAAEALTKDFSVLKIRPLTQGTKQSKLKALQRPSVAQGKAWSFLWGPGNHILQWVKKSLDFGVSPV; encoded by the exons atgggggaaaaaaaaaaaatcccgaacACGCCCCTCTGCCATTTCTGCGATGCCTCCCCCGGGCCGCGCGGTGGCGCTGTGGTTCCGCAGAGGCCGGGTGATGCGGGGCGCGCCGGGGCGCGCGGGCTTCCGGGGACCCTCAGAGCGGCGGCGGCGACGCGCGGGGCAGCGGCG GCTCTCCCACCTGTCACCCTGGCCCTTCTCTGCTTGGACGGCGTCTTCCTCTCCTCCGCCGAAAATGACTTTGTGCACCGCATCCAGGAGGAGCTGGACCGCTTTCTGCTGCAGAAGCAACTGTCAAA GGTGCTTCTTTTCCCCCCACTCTCCAGTCGCCTACGGTACCTGATCCACAGGACAGCAGAGAATTTTGATCTTCTGAGCAGCTTCTCTGTTggggagggctggaggaggaggacagtCATCTGTCACTTGGATATCAG GTTACCCAGTTCAGATGGACTCTCTGGCCCCGGccaccctcctgcctcccagcttAGCAAGTTCCAAGGTGCCCGGCCCACCTCAAACCAAGGAGCACCTGTGGGTCTTCAGGGGGCACGGGCTGGCCGGTGGCATCGTGGACGCAAACCAGACCAGGCTTTGTATGTGCCCCGAGTGCTGCGCAGGCAAGGAAAAGGGGTACCACCCTCTACCCTAGGGCTCAAGGGAGACCCTCCAGCTGGCGGGCTCCCAGAAGAACCTGGAAATGTTGGTGCTGGGGACCTCAGCTCTGAACAGGACCTCCCTGTGTTGATGACTCAGGCACCTGAGGACCCAGAGGGCCCAGACCAACACTGTGACAATGAGCAGCTACCGGACCCACTTGGCGTTGAGTCCCCAATGCCCGAGAGCCACTCAGGGATGGGAGATGGGTTGGAGATGGCCACACGGCTGGGGTCCAGTCTGCGGCTGGACTTGGAAGAGGGGAACGGGAATGAGGTGGAGAAGAGCCTGgcggcagaggaggaagaggaagaagcagaagaggagGGGTCTGGCAGCTGCTCCTGGGACGATTACAGTGAGCTGCTACAGGAG ATAACAGACAACCTGACGGAGAAGGACATTCAGGTAGAGAAGATCCATGTGGACACGTCCTCCTTCGTGGAGGAACTGCCTGGAGAGAAGGATTTTGCCCATGTGGTGGAGATCTACGACTTTGAGCCAACACTCAAGACTGAGGACCTGCTGGCCGCCTTTTCTGAGTTCCA AGAGAAGGGGCTCAAGATTCAGTGGGTAGATGACACGCACGCGCTCGGTGTCTTTCCCTGCCTGGCCTCAG CCGCTGAAGCCCTGACCAAGGATTTTTCTGTGCTCAAGATCCGGCCCCTCACTCAGGGAACCAAGCAGTCAAAGCTGAAAGCCTTGCAGAGGCCAA GTGTTGCTCAGGGAAAAGCTTGGTCTTTCCTATGGGGCCCTGGAAACCATATTTTACAGTGGGTTAAGAAGAGCTTGGATTTTGGGGTCAGCCCTGTGTGA